CTGCGTGCGCATCCTGGAGGACATCCGTGACGCGGAGGAGTCGTTCTCGTCCCGCCAGGCGAACCCGCGCGGGCGGCTGCGGGTGGACGTGGCCACGGCCGTGGCCAGCCGGCTGCTGATCCCGTCGCTGCACACCTTCTTCGAGCGCTACCCCGACATCCAGCTGGAACTGGGCTGCAGCGACGGCCCGCTGAACCTGCTGAGCGACGGGGTCGACTGCGCGCTGCGCGGCGGCGAGATCGAGGACCAGTCGATGATCGCCCGACGCGTGGGCACGATGCACGTGGTCACCTGCGCCACCACCGCCTACCTCGCGAAACACGGCCGTCCGCAGCACCCGCAGGACCTGAGGGACCACGTCTGCCTGAACTACTTCGGGCAGCGGTCCGGGCACCTCTTCGACTGGGACTTCTCGCGCGACGGCCAGCGGGTGACGCTGCCGGTGTCGAGCCCGCTGACCCTCAACGACACCAACGCCTACGTCGACGCCTGCCTCGCGGGCCTGGGCGTCGGGCGGCTGCCCACCCACGTGTTCAACCAGTACCTCGAGTGCGGGGCCCTGGAAATCGTGCTGGGCGAATGGATGTCCGACCCGATTCCCTTCCACGTGGTTTACCCTTCGAACCGCCACCTGTCGCCGAAGGTGCGCGTGTTCGTCGAATGGGTCGCCGAGATCTTCGAACACCACGCCGGCATGCAGCTGTGCACCCGCCTGAATCCGAACCAGTGCGACTGGATCAGGCACGACAATGCGGAAGGCGCAGTCACGGCCTGACGGACGTGGGGCCCGAGAGGCTCCTGACAACGAGACGAGGTCAAGCATGGGCTGGATGCGGCGCATCGCGGCGGCGGTGTGTGCGGTGGGGGCGCTCGGGGGAGTGACGTCGGCAGCGGCCGACGACGAGGCCCACCCGAAGGTCGGCCTCGTGCTGTCCGGCGGCGGCGCCCGGGGCGGCGCGCACATCGGCGTGCTCAAGGTGCTCGAGGAACTCAACGTGCCGGTCGACATCGTCGTCGGCACGAGCGCCGGGGCCATCGTCGCGGCGGCGTACGCCACGGGCATGCCGCTCTCCGAGATCGAAGCCGAGATGAAGGGGCTCAGC
This genomic stretch from Piscinibacter gummiphilus harbors:
- a CDS encoding LysR family transcriptional regulator → MDTIKAMRAFVGVVDTGGFTKAAELLGTPKATLSASVSELEAHLKVRLLHRTTRRVSVTADGAAYYERCVRILEDIRDAEESFSSRQANPRGRLRVDVATAVASRLLIPSLHTFFERYPDIQLELGCSDGPLNLLSDGVDCALRGGEIEDQSMIARRVGTMHVVTCATTAYLAKHGRPQHPQDLRDHVCLNYFGQRSGHLFDWDFSRDGQRVTLPVSSPLTLNDTNAYVDACLAGLGVGRLPTHVFNQYLECGALEIVLGEWMSDPIPFHVVYPSNRHLSPKVRVFVEWVAEIFEHHAGMQLCTRLNPNQCDWIRHDNAEGAVTA